In Aminobacterium sp. MB27-C1, a single genomic region encodes these proteins:
- a CDS encoding ABC transporter permease, with the protein MKQLAFKTGLSLILPFSILILWGYMADIVNNPMILPTSQEVLKQFIMPSKSIIGLGSLFTNIAVSLIRVLLGYTVALLVALPLGILMGSRENIYYFFNTFLGFFRPVPPIAWVPLILAWLGMTSFATIFGLRQGTWYVYLSNFKLSMVYIIFLGAFFPIITSAIHAVKNVPKTLIESARVLGATKSDIFRKILLPGAAPTLMNGMRTGLGAAWGCLVSAEMLPGSLSGVGYLITHAYELARVDIVITGMICIGVIGALLDYAFRYLEEKKFSWQHTAR; encoded by the coding sequence ATGAAACAACTCGCATTCAAAACTGGACTTTCTCTAATACTCCCTTTTTCAATTCTTATTCTTTGGGGGTATATGGCAGATATAGTAAACAATCCTATGATCCTTCCAACCTCTCAAGAAGTATTAAAACAATTTATCATGCCCAGTAAAAGCATAATTGGGTTAGGATCTTTATTTACCAATATAGCCGTAAGTCTTATTAGGGTTTTATTAGGATATACTGTAGCTTTGCTAGTAGCGCTTCCTTTGGGAATACTTATGGGATCAAGAGAAAATATATACTATTTTTTTAATACTTTTTTAGGTTTTTTCCGGCCAGTTCCCCCAATAGCATGGGTTCCTCTTATTTTAGCCTGGCTTGGAATGACAAGTTTTGCCACCATCTTTGGGCTTCGACAAGGAACGTGGTATGTTTATTTGAGTAACTTTAAGCTCTCAATGGTCTACATTATCTTCTTAGGAGCTTTTTTTCCTATCATAACGAGTGCAATACATGCCGTAAAAAACGTTCCTAAAACGCTAATAGAGTCAGCTCGTGTGCTCGGCGCCACTAAGTCAGACATTTTTAGGAAGATACTTCTACCTGGAGCTGCTCCTACATTGATGAATGGGATGCGAACAGGACTAGGCGCTGCGTGGGGATGTTTAGTTTCAGCAGAGATGCTACCCGGAAGTCTTTCCGGCGTTGGATATTTAATTACCCATGCTTACGAATTAGCACGAGTAGATATTGTCATTACCGGAATGATCTGCATTGGTGTTATTGGCGCCCTTCTTGATTACGCTTTCAGATATCTTGAAGAAAAAAAATTTTCATGGCAACATACTGCACGTTAA